The following proteins come from a genomic window of bacterium:
- a CDS encoding universal stress protein, with protein sequence MKKGILGIFGRKGGRRLRILATTSGSVPARHKGAYIIHVAEHLGAELLVLHVIEDESRWQDGDWALSLYDVKGAKINVRTLLRIGRAPQVIAQVAAEEEADIITLGLGPDDNAPDEVITELSRLTNVPILLVPSLEDF encoded by the coding sequence TTGAAAAAGGGTATCCTTGGAATCTTCGGTCGCAAGGGCGGCCGACGTTTGAGGATTTTAGCCACCACCTCGGGAAGCGTCCCGGCGCGGCACAAGGGCGCCTACATCATCCACGTGGCCGAGCACCTCGGCGCCGAGCTGCTGGTCCTCCACGTCATCGAGGACGAGAGCCGGTGGCAGGACGGGGACTGGGCCCTATCCCTGTACGACGTCAAGGGGGCCAAGATAAACGTCCGCACGCTCCTGCGCATCGGTCGCGCACCCCAGGTCATCGCCCAGGTCGCCGCCGAGGAGGAGGCCGACATCATCACCCTCGGACTGGGACCCGACGACAACGCCCCCGACGAGGTCATCACGGAGCTGTCGCGGCTGACCAACGTCCCCATCCTTCTGGTTCCCAGCCTGGAGGATTTCTAA
- a CDS encoding ParA family protein — MKKLSVFIAKGGTGKTTTAVNLSAGLAERGKRVVLVDADPQGCVSSYFNIAPTGGLAELILGEKIKLVRLRNNFVVMTSGGSCLWDVTGKLSQTPDRYNHVSKAFARLRDCDFIVFDCAPSLDVLTYNVLNYTDNVLVPVSMDYLSALSAVETVNAIHQFRETGNGRVFGVLPTFYDKRTRMSRIILRMIKDHFGKLVTETIIRTNTQINEAPSTGSTIFEHAPYSYGAADYLNLVDEIDARL, encoded by the coding sequence GTGAAGAAGCTCAGCGTATTCATCGCCAAGGGCGGCACTGGCAAGACGACTACCGCGGTCAACCTGAGCGCCGGCCTGGCCGAGCGCGGCAAGCGGGTCGTCCTGGTGGACGCCGATCCGCAGGGTTGCGTCTCCTCCTACTTCAACATCGCGCCTACCGGTGGGCTGGCCGAGCTCATCCTCGGCGAGAAAATCAAGCTGGTGCGGCTGCGGAACAACTTCGTGGTGATGACCTCCGGCGGGTCCTGCCTGTGGGACGTGACGGGCAAGCTCAGCCAAACTCCCGATCGCTACAACCACGTCTCGAAGGCTTTCGCCCGACTGCGCGATTGCGACTTCATCGTCTTCGACTGCGCCCCGAGCCTGGACGTGCTGACCTACAACGTGCTCAACTACACCGACAACGTTCTCGTCCCGGTCTCGATGGACTATCTCTCCGCCCTGTCGGCGGTGGAGACGGTCAACGCCATCCACCAGTTCAGGGAGACGGGGAACGGCCGGGTCTTCGGCGTGCTCCCCACCTTCTACGATAAGCGCACCCGGATGTCCCGGATAATCCTGCGGATGATCAAGGATCACTTCGGCAAGCTGGTGACCGAGACCATCATCCGGACCAACACCCAGATAAACGAGGCCCCGAGCACCGGTTCCACCATCTTCGAGCACGCCCCGTACTCTTACGGCGCCGCCGACTACCTGAACCTCGTGGACGAGATAGACGCCAGGCTCTAG
- a CDS encoding zinc ribbon domain-containing protein gives MGQIECQSCGRSISSDSTACKYCGEPVKSAQVVESTLSNTVTCPGCGQTVKAGLEVCPHCGFERKVARKKTPLKTKPEKAPPQVIVPRKKAAVEAPPAAKVAPPPAAKAVPPPVASVAPPPEVHATEPNVAPPGKSEPATSTREPRTRTPEPPTKIDQERIDATRHTSATTELPPPPPGLDSDYLPERPEGLISSKIHVFLRGLQLGVKPMDYPALITNIRSHKVKLNDFIYDEAWKSWRTIADMFNLPEME, from the coding sequence ATGGGACAAATCGAGTGCCAATCCTGCGGTCGGTCCATCTCCTCTGACTCCACCGCCTGTAAATACTGCGGCGAACCGGTGAAGTCGGCGCAGGTCGTAGAGTCCACCCTTTCCAACACAGTCACCTGTCCCGGGTGCGGCCAGACCGTCAAGGCCGGCTTGGAAGTCTGCCCCCACTGTGGTTTCGAGCGGAAGGTCGCGAGGAAAAAAACGCCCCTGAAGACGAAGCCGGAGAAGGCTCCGCCCCAGGTCATCGTCCCCCGGAAGAAGGCCGCCGTCGAAGCGCCTCCGGCCGCAAAGGTCGCACCGCCTCCGGCCGCGAAGGCCGTCCCGCCTCCCGTCGCCAGTGTCGCGCCTCCACCGGAAGTTCATGCCACCGAGCCGAATGTGGCCCCTCCGGGTAAATCGGAGCCGGCCACCTCGACGAGGGAGCCCCGGACCCGGACCCCCGAGCCGCCGACAAAAATTGACCAGGAGCGCATAGACGCCACGAGGCATACTTCCGCCACCACGGAGCTGCCACCACCGCCTCCGGGTCTGGACTCCGACTACCTGCCGGAGCGCCCCGAGGGTCTGATCTCCAGCAAAATACACGTCTTCCTCCGCGGCCTTCAGCTCGGCGTCAAACCCATGGACTACCCGGCCCTCATCACCAACATCCGCTCCCACAAGGTCAAGCTCAACGATTTCATCTATGACGAGGCGTGGAAGAGCTGGCGGACCATCGCCGACATGTTCAACCTGCCCGAGATGGAGTGA
- a CDS encoding inositol monophosphatase family protein translates to MPFGDESPAASGKANLAPVLAEAIDIAREAGALLRDLFFKPRDVRYKGKIDLVTDADSAAEELILGRIARTFPDHAVLAEESSGGRIPRPDPPPRHLWLVDPLDGTTNYAHGLPIYAVSIGFLVEGAPALGVVYDPSRDELFHGGVGLGAYLNDRPVRVSAEADLERSILATGFPYDLRVSADNNLDHFTRFSYATQAIRRLGSAALDLCYVACGRLDGFWELKLHPWDTAAAAAFIPEAGGRVSDYAGGPFDVFGLETVASNGLIHGALIRVISSDES, encoded by the coding sequence ATGCCCTTCGGGGATGAAAGCCCCGCCGCGTCGGGGAAGGCGAACCTGGCGCCCGTCCTGGCCGAGGCGATAGACATCGCCCGGGAGGCCGGGGCGCTCCTGCGCGACCTCTTCTTCAAGCCCCGCGACGTGCGATACAAGGGGAAGATAGACCTCGTCACAGACGCCGACAGCGCCGCCGAGGAGCTGATTCTGGGGCGCATCGCCCGGACCTTTCCAGACCACGCCGTCCTGGCCGAGGAGTCCTCCGGCGGCCGGATTCCCCGACCCGATCCCCCGCCCCGCCACCTGTGGCTGGTGGACCCCCTGGACGGCACGACCAACTACGCCCACGGGTTGCCCATCTACGCGGTCTCGATCGGTTTCCTGGTCGAGGGGGCGCCGGCGCTCGGGGTGGTGTACGATCCCTCCCGCGACGAGCTCTTCCACGGCGGCGTCGGCCTGGGCGCCTACCTGAACGACCGTCCGGTCCGGGTCAGCGCCGAGGCCGACCTCGAGCGGTCCATCCTGGCCACCGGTTTCCCCTACGACCTGCGGGTTTCCGCGGACAACAACCTGGACCACTTCACCCGGTTCAGCTACGCCACCCAGGCCATCCGGCGCCTGGGGTCGGCGGCCCTCGATCTGTGCTACGTGGCCTGCGGACGGCTCGACGGCTTCTGGGAGCTCAAGCTCCACCCCTGGGACACGGCGGCGGCCGCGGCCTTCATCCCCGAGGCGGGGGGGAGGGTCAGCGATTACGCCGGCGGCCCCTTCGACGTCTTCGGTCTGGAAACCGTGGCCTCGAACGGTCTCATCCACGGGGCGCTGATCCGGGTCATCTCTTCGGACGAATCGTAA
- a CDS encoding tetratricopeptide repeat protein — translation MRWKALLFGGLAALLLASCGGGDEPPADETLDLTAPPDGGAVAPVEVPTAERYAEVAEGPLNLREEPTVDSAVIVQLPVRARVEILSEGRQETVGEDTDRWYEVRTADGKHGYVFGAFLTLDAPAPAQGTPAPPTTLELPGSATPIPGDLGPVELLGLSEEAETTGRLFEAADYLAAALSANPENVKGYFHLSDLYFELERYADAATALENYIAGEPDSFWGHNNLGLAYIRVKNYPRAIAVLERAVQLEPEGRSGEAGKEAVRLAYRNLIAAYQANRDTEGAERARRRMDAL, via the coding sequence ATGCGGTGGAAGGCGTTGCTTTTCGGTGGGTTGGCGGCCCTCCTCCTCGCCTCCTGTGGCGGCGGGGATGAGCCCCCGGCCGATGAGACTCTCGACCTCACCGCGCCCCCGGACGGCGGAGCCGTCGCCCCCGTCGAGGTGCCCACCGCCGAGCGGTACGCCGAGGTGGCTGAGGGCCCGCTGAACCTGCGCGAGGAACCCACCGTGGATTCGGCGGTCATCGTCCAACTGCCCGTCCGGGCCCGGGTGGAGATTCTGAGCGAGGGGCGCCAGGAGACCGTCGGGGAGGACACCGACCGCTGGTACGAGGTGCGCACCGCCGACGGAAAACATGGCTACGTTTTCGGGGCTTTTTTAACGCTGGACGCACCGGCGCCGGCCCAGGGGACGCCCGCTCCCCCGACCACCCTGGAGCTGCCGGGCTCGGCGACCCCGATTCCCGGGGACCTCGGGCCCGTCGAGCTTTTAGGCCTGTCCGAGGAAGCGGAGACGACGGGCCGACTGTTCGAGGCCGCGGATTACCTGGCCGCGGCGCTCTCCGCCAACCCGGAGAACGTAAAGGGCTACTTCCACCTGAGCGATTTGTACTTCGAGCTGGAGCGCTACGCCGACGCCGCGACCGCCCTGGAGAATTACATCGCGGGCGAGCCCGACAGCTTCTGGGGGCACAACAACCTGGGCCTGGCCTACATCCGGGTCAAAAACTACCCCCGGGCCATCGCCGTGCTGGAGCGGGCGGTGCAGCTCGAGCCCGAGGGCCGCTCCGGGGAGGCCGGAAAAGAGGCGGTGCGGCTGGCCTACCGCAATCTCATCGCCGCCTACCAGGCCAACCGGGACACCGAGGGCGCCGAGCGGGCGCGTCGGCGGATGGATGCCCTGTAG
- a CDS encoding RsmE family RNA methyltransferase — MPCSMSTLGERFAFLPRFRCEEELAAGGRVELVGEEAHHALRVRRLRPGDALALVNGRGTTARGTILRLTANGFFVGIEETAERLGELPQKIVLYLALVKHRRFEEALYMAVELGVSAVIPLVSERSVARPNPERLPELLSRWRRVAWEETKLCERSVVPAVGAPVDLATAANCSACNHKIILTPRRGAPALDRLVENLGAREGERIALVVGPEGDFTDTELTYALARGCREASLGDRLLRSEVAGVAAVTATLAGLGALEEFKR; from the coding sequence ATGCCCTGTAGCATGTCAACCCTCGGCGAGCGCTTCGCGTTCCTGCCGCGCTTCCGCTGCGAGGAAGAGCTCGCCGCGGGGGGGCGGGTGGAGCTCGTCGGCGAGGAGGCGCACCACGCGCTCCGGGTGCGGCGCCTGCGCCCCGGCGACGCCCTGGCGCTCGTCAACGGTCGGGGAACCACCGCCCGGGGAACAATCCTCCGCCTGACCGCGAACGGATTTTTCGTCGGAATAGAGGAGACGGCGGAGCGGTTGGGCGAGTTGCCCCAAAAAATCGTCCTCTACCTGGCCCTGGTCAAGCACCGCCGCTTCGAGGAGGCCCTGTACATGGCGGTGGAATTGGGCGTTTCCGCCGTCATTCCGTTGGTTTCCGAGCGCAGCGTGGCTCGGCCGAACCCGGAGCGGCTGCCGGAGCTCCTGTCGCGCTGGCGCCGGGTGGCCTGGGAGGAGACGAAGCTCTGCGAGCGCAGCGTGGTCCCGGCGGTGGGGGCGCCGGTAGACCTCGCCACGGCGGCCAACTGCAGTGCCTGCAACCACAAAATAATTCTCACCCCGCGCCGCGGGGCCCCGGCCCTGGACCGGCTGGTGGAAAACCTCGGCGCGCGCGAGGGGGAACGCATCGCCCTGGTCGTCGGACCCGAGGGCGACTTCACCGACACCGAGCTGACCTATGCCCTGGCCCGCGGCTGCCGGGAGGCGAGCCTGGGTGACCGGCTCCTGCGGAGCGAGGTGGCGGGTGTGGCCGCCGTGACGGCGACCCTGGCCGGTCTGGGCGCCCTCGAGGAGTTCAAAAGGTAA
- a CDS encoding histidine triad nucleotide-binding protein → MRDCIFCRIVAGEIPSAKVFEDERYYAFRDINPKAPVHFLVITREHIGGVADMEGREELLGGLVTTGVRLAAELGLADAGYRLVLNQGADGGQSVPHVHLHVLGGRALAWPPG, encoded by the coding sequence ATGCGGGATTGCATCTTCTGCCGGATCGTCGCCGGGGAGATTCCCTCGGCCAAGGTTTTCGAGGACGAGCGCTACTACGCCTTCCGGGACATCAACCCCAAGGCGCCGGTGCACTTCCTGGTCATCACCCGGGAGCACATCGGCGGGGTGGCCGACATGGAGGGGCGCGAGGAGCTCCTGGGCGGCCTGGTGACCACGGGGGTCAGGTTGGCCGCCGAGCTTGGGCTCGCCGACGCCGGTTACCGGTTGGTTCTGAATCAGGGGGCCGACGGGGGGCAGAGCGTGCCCCACGTACACCTCCACGTCCTGGGCGGGCGCGCGCTGGCCTGGCCGCCGGGGTAA
- a CDS encoding biotin/lipoate A/B protein ligase family protein, translated as METLRVIFSPPGDARWNMAVDEALLAGVIGGGTGPTLRLYSWRPPGISLGHFQPAGMADLGACARRGVEVVRRVTGGGAVFHHGDVTACLVCPASILPRNVRESYRLLSGAHAAAIRSLGLNAGAGGEAPPLPRRLRPGYDCFARLTECDVAVGGVKVAGSAQRRKGGAVLHHTSVVWEPQPSELLIELLPGAASLGRPAAVLELAPGADRRGFEELLAGEVARALGLEPRIGELTGDEISSARRLAGEKRLEIVQPG; from the coding sequence ATGGAAACGCTGCGCGTGATTTTCTCCCCGCCCGGCGACGCCCGGTGGAACATGGCCGTGGACGAGGCCCTCCTAGCGGGGGTCATCGGGGGTGGGACCGGTCCGACGCTGCGGCTCTACTCCTGGCGACCGCCGGGGATCAGCCTGGGACACTTCCAGCCGGCGGGGATGGCGGACCTCGGAGCCTGTGCGCGGCGCGGGGTGGAGGTGGTGCGGCGCGTCACCGGCGGCGGAGCGGTTTTCCACCACGGCGACGTGACCGCCTGCCTGGTCTGCCCGGCGAGCATCCTGCCCCGCAACGTCCGGGAGAGCTACCGTCTGTTATCCGGGGCCCACGCCGCGGCGATTCGTTCCCTGGGTCTGAACGCCGGGGCGGGCGGCGAGGCCCCGCCGCTCCCCCGCAGGTTGCGTCCCGGCTACGACTGCTTCGCCCGGCTCACCGAGTGCGACGTCGCCGTGGGCGGGGTGAAGGTGGCGGGAAGCGCCCAACGTAGAAAAGGCGGGGCGGTCCTCCACCACACCAGCGTCGTCTGGGAGCCCCAGCCGTCGGAGCTGCTCATCGAACTTCTGCCCGGCGCCGCGTCCCTCGGTCGTCCGGCGGCGGTGCTGGAACTCGCCCCGGGAGCCGACCGTAGGGGGTTCGAGGAGCTTCTAGCCGGCGAGGTCGCCCGGGCCCTCGGCCTGGAGCCGCGGATCGGTGAGTTGACCGGCGACGAAATATCGAGCGCCCGGCGACTGGCTGGGGAAAAACGCTTGGAAATCGTTCAACCGGGGTAG
- a CDS encoding peptidylprolyl isomerase translates to MRLKPALLFLIPLFLSCTGGSPVGDQDYIVARVGDATLTRREAGRLQIEAKQGNLVFPTVESVVESWVLDQLAYQEAMRQGIDKEEEMAWMLERQAITLLRAALIKREVLDRLPPVTEAQAVEFYEKHKEDFRAREPLVWVWMLERNDEESAWQVLSRLKPDGSNFRAEAQLWSQGVSQPKGGDRGYIGQSRLKPELWAVCQAIPLGKVSAVIPYRQGNITLFAIVLVKDRIDTGEFQKPEGVGYDLLKERAAALQYRDVLESYMDGLREKTTVYVDSDAVAKLDAEATRTEEEIENPVPILGEP, encoded by the coding sequence ATGAGGTTGAAACCGGCCCTGCTCTTTTTGATACCGCTCTTTCTATCCTGCACCGGCGGCTCCCCAGTCGGGGACCAGGATTACATCGTTGCCCGCGTGGGCGACGCCACCCTGACCCGCCGCGAGGCCGGACGCCTGCAGATCGAGGCCAAGCAGGGCAACCTGGTCTTCCCCACGGTGGAGAGCGTGGTGGAGAGCTGGGTCCTGGACCAGCTCGCCTACCAGGAGGCCATGCGCCAGGGGATAGACAAAGAGGAGGAGATGGCCTGGATGCTCGAGCGGCAGGCGATCACCCTCCTGCGCGCCGCGCTCATCAAGCGGGAGGTGCTGGATCGGCTGCCTCCGGTGACGGAGGCCCAGGCCGTCGAATTCTACGAAAAGCACAAGGAGGATTTCCGGGCCAGGGAGCCGCTGGTCTGGGTCTGGATGCTCGAGCGCAACGACGAAGAGAGCGCCTGGCAGGTTCTCAGCCGCCTGAAGCCAGACGGCTCCAACTTCCGCGCCGAGGCCCAGCTCTGGAGCCAGGGCGTGTCCCAGCCCAAGGGCGGCGACCGGGGCTACATCGGCCAGTCGAGGCTCAAGCCCGAGCTGTGGGCTGTCTGCCAGGCGATTCCACTGGGGAAGGTCTCCGCGGTGATTCCCTACCGGCAGGGTAACATCACCCTCTTCGCCATCGTCCTGGTAAAGGATAGGATTGACACCGGCGAGTTCCAGAAACCGGAGGGGGTGGGGTACGACCTGCTGAAAGAGCGGGCGGCCGCCTTGCAGTACCGCGATGTGCTCGAGTCCTACATGGACGGCTTGCGCGAGAAGACCACGGTGTACGTGGACTCCGACGCCGTCGCCAAGCTGGACGCCGAGGCGACGCGGACCGAGGAGGAGATAGAGAACCCGGTACCCATCCTGGGCGAGCCGTAA
- a CDS encoding radical SAM protein yields the protein MKREIVRLRKSERGRRSRPGAPLSACVVWGNDYASGLANLGHQRVWALTDDTPGWSADRLYTLDRSEGRPLSFAWDRPLGSFDLVLASVSFENDYPALLDTLRSAGLLAGHGERGGPLLIAGGVAPGLNPLPLAPFFDAVYRGDAETVLPSVLEGTFQNPPRTREEAWSLFGKFGLHVDALGAPGERRVWTSGSYAASETVHPAGHFGETALVELGRGCPRRCRFCAVCWTAGGFRPADPDALREQILRVTGDLGVNRVGLVGAAVAEGDGFRDLLRWLKGRGLRATASSLRADLLDGDTARLLVELGQRTLTLSAEAGSQGLRDKLGKGLSDGDILAAADAARKAGARGLKLYLMYGPPGETDDDLRAAGSLTAEIKKKLDRTRLTVSASPFVPKPGTPLADVPLLGERELRRRRKLLAGVLRRAGVQSFTGESPRQALWQAALTRGDGTVLSRLLAGETRGVLIKEAVDRR from the coding sequence ATGAAGCGCGAGATCGTCCGGTTGCGTAAAAGCGAACGGGGCCGCCGGAGCCGACCCGGTGCCCCGCTTTCCGCCTGCGTCGTCTGGGGCAACGACTACGCGTCCGGCCTTGCGAACCTGGGCCACCAGCGCGTGTGGGCGCTGACCGACGACACCCCCGGCTGGTCCGCCGACCGACTCTACACCCTCGACCGGTCGGAGGGCCGGCCCCTCTCCTTCGCCTGGGACCGCCCCCTCGGTTCCTTCGATCTGGTCCTGGCCTCGGTTTCCTTCGAGAACGACTACCCGGCGCTCCTGGACACGCTGCGTTCCGCCGGCCTCCTCGCCGGGCACGGGGAGAGGGGGGGGCCGCTCTTAATCGCCGGCGGCGTCGCCCCCGGTCTGAACCCCTTGCCCCTGGCGCCCTTTTTCGACGCGGTTTATCGGGGAGACGCCGAGACCGTCCTGCCGTCGGTGCTGGAGGGGACTTTTCAAAATCCGCCCCGCACGAGGGAGGAGGCCTGGTCGCTCTTCGGAAAATTCGGCCTCCACGTTGACGCCCTCGGTGCGCCGGGGGAGCGCCGGGTCTGGACGTCCGGCTCCTACGCGGCGAGTGAGACGGTGCACCCCGCGGGACACTTCGGCGAGACGGCGCTGGTGGAGCTGGGGCGCGGCTGTCCCCGCAGGTGCCGTTTCTGCGCCGTGTGCTGGACGGCGGGCGGCTTCCGACCGGCCGATCCCGACGCCCTGAGGGAACAGATTCTCAGGGTGACGGGGGACCTGGGCGTGAATCGGGTGGGGCTCGTCGGCGCCGCGGTCGCCGAGGGGGACGGTTTCCGCGACCTCCTCCGGTGGCTGAAGGGGAGGGGCCTGCGGGCCACGGCCAGCTCCCTCAGGGCGGACCTCCTGGACGGGGACACGGCCCGCCTCCTGGTGGAGCTGGGCCAGCGGACGTTGACCCTCTCCGCCGAAGCGGGCTCGCAGGGCTTGCGCGATAAGCTGGGCAAGGGGCTCTCAGACGGGGACATCCTCGCCGCCGCCGACGCCGCGCGAAAGGCCGGAGCCCGCGGTCTCAAGCTGTACCTGATGTACGGCCCGCCCGGGGAGACCGATGACGACCTCCGCGCCGCCGGTTCCCTGACCGCGGAAATCAAAAAAAAGCTCGACCGGACGCGCCTGACGGTGTCGGCCTCTCCCTTCGTCCCCAAGCCCGGCACGCCGCTGGCCGACGTACCGCTCCTGGGCGAGCGGGAGCTGAGGCGGAGGCGGAAGCTCCTCGCGGGCGTGCTGCGCCGGGCCGGCGTCCAGTCCTTCACCGGCGAATCGCCGCGCCAGGCGCTCTGGCAGGCGGCGCTGACACGGGGCGACGGGACGGTCCTCTCGCGCCTCCTGGCCGGTGAGACCAGGGGTGTGCTGATAAAAGAGGCCGTGGACCGGCGATAA
- a CDS encoding M14 family zinc carboxypeptidase has product MKRPFNVLLFLAVLWASAAPAGTQWVVVEAYSRGDFNQLAPLDLDVLSYNTADGLHVLATDSDLEALASLGYRWRVVDYDFSQVRFGSRGGDSFYGGYRTIAETEAELQELAADHPDIFDLFSLGHSYLDRDIWCMKVSDNPAVDEAEGEIFIHGNTHAREIMTLEIPMYFLNRIAEDYYTDPELAYLIDAHEVFIVPSINPDGHVWVEEHHDGSPYGWRRKNMRPPDGVDLNRNYGYMWGYDDHGSSPNPWSDLYRGTSPFSEPETMAVHDFFLDREFQFAVSYHSFGELILLPWGYVDEPTPDEATLREYGNAMNAVITGQGHGPYEVGRPGEILYPVNGDFDDWSYGGDYFPDGISPDDAFEGGVPGFSFEVNTEEEGGFAPPPAEIEPTCELHWPVFLWMLENGADAPAGSLTDLAATPVGDGVRISFNVCGCEEIYFILMREEADGWRPLNERPLEGYTDVMYYDLDVEPGGTYRYRVDVLGRYGDPTSYGPVEITLPPDGGRVVELRNAFPNPAVGGTNISFYMPEAGEVELAVYDAAGRRVATLADGYETAGEHAVSWDASGHAPGVYLYRLTADEAALVRRFVVSR; this is encoded by the coding sequence ATGAAGAGACCGTTTAACGTGTTGCTATTCCTCGCGGTGCTCTGGGCGTCCGCCGCGCCCGCGGGGACGCAGTGGGTCGTCGTCGAGGCGTACAGCCGCGGCGATTTCAATCAGCTCGCCCCCCTGGACCTGGACGTCCTCTCGTACAACACCGCCGACGGGCTGCACGTCCTGGCCACGGACTCAGACCTCGAGGCCCTGGCCTCCCTGGGCTACCGCTGGCGGGTGGTGGACTACGATTTCTCCCAGGTGCGCTTCGGCTCCCGGGGCGGCGACTCCTTCTACGGCGGCTACCGCACCATCGCCGAGACCGAGGCCGAGCTTCAGGAGCTGGCCGCCGACCACCCCGACATCTTCGACCTTTTCAGCCTGGGCCACAGCTACCTGGACCGGGACATCTGGTGCATGAAGGTCAGCGACAACCCCGCGGTGGACGAGGCGGAGGGGGAAATCTTCATCCACGGCAACACCCACGCCCGGGAGATAATGACCCTCGAGATTCCCATGTATTTCCTCAACCGCATCGCCGAGGATTACTACACCGACCCGGAGCTGGCCTACCTCATTGACGCCCACGAGGTGTTCATCGTCCCCTCGATCAACCCCGACGGCCACGTCTGGGTGGAGGAGCATCACGACGGGAGCCCTTACGGCTGGCGGCGGAAGAACATGCGGCCGCCAGACGGCGTGGACCTGAACCGCAACTACGGCTACATGTGGGGCTACGACGACCACGGCTCCAGCCCCAACCCCTGGTCGGATCTCTACCGCGGCACCTCTCCCTTCAGCGAACCGGAGACTATGGCGGTCCACGACTTCTTCCTGGACCGGGAGTTCCAGTTCGCCGTCAGCTACCACAGCTTCGGCGAGCTGATTCTGCTCCCCTGGGGGTACGTGGACGAACCGACCCCCGACGAGGCGACCCTCCGCGAGTACGGCAACGCGATGAACGCCGTCATCACCGGCCAGGGGCACGGCCCGTACGAGGTCGGGCGCCCCGGCGAAATCCTCTACCCGGTGAACGGAGATTTCGACGATTGGTCATACGGAGGGGATTATTTTCCCGATGGGATCTCCCCCGATGATGCCTTCGAGGGTGGGGTGCCGGGCTTCTCCTTCGAGGTGAACACGGAGGAGGAGGGGGGCTTCGCGCCGCCGCCCGCGGAGATCGAGCCGACCTGCGAGCTGCACTGGCCTGTATTTCTGTGGATGCTGGAGAACGGGGCCGACGCGCCCGCGGGATCCCTCACCGACCTGGCGGCAACGCCGGTGGGCGACGGCGTGCGGATAAGCTTCAACGTCTGCGGCTGCGAAGAAATCTACTTCATCCTCATGCGCGAGGAGGCCGACGGATGGCGGCCCTTGAATGAGAGGCCCCTCGAGGGCTACACCGACGTGATGTACTACGACCTGGACGTGGAGCCCGGCGGGACCTACCGGTATCGGGTGGACGTGCTGGGCCGGTACGGCGACCCGACCAGCTACGGCCCCGTGGAAATTACCCTGCCCCCGGACGGCGGGCGGGTGGTGGAGCTGCGCAACGCCTTCCCCAACCCGGCGGTTGGCGGCACCAATATTTCCTTCTACATGCCCGAGGCCGGCGAGGTCGAGCTGGCGGTGTACGACGCCGCGGGCCGCCGGGTGGCCACTCTGGCCGACGGGTACGAGACCGCCGGCGAGCACGCGGTGTCCTGGGACGCCTCGGGTCACGCGCCGGGCGTCTACCTCTACCGCCTTACCGCGGATGAGGCCGCCCTCGTCCGCCGGTTCGTCGTCAGCCGGTAG